A section of the Acidobacteriota bacterium genome encodes:
- a CDS encoding 4Fe-4S dicluster domain-containing protein: MPEFSKNPLSRREFVKSALIGSGTLAFGGFLVKAEERQETGGGKPRYSLVIVDYNKCTGCRTCEAVCSQANERVIIDGEELLGLGNPAEARVKVVSYNFPPVDVPNRCLECPDAPCIEACPVSPDPNTGRKALYRDEKTLAIKNDPERCIGCGNCARACEEKRVGIIKQDKKTGRPTTLCTLCEGDPQCVRYCPYDALTHFTGDGRHFALSPDKIAKRLAELWYYSGNREMGR, from the coding sequence GTGCCGGAATTCTCTAAAAACCCCCTCTCCCGGCGAGAATTCGTGAAATCAGCACTCATTGGTTCAGGGACGCTCGCCTTTGGCGGATTCTTGGTGAAAGCCGAAGAGAGGCAGGAAACAGGGGGAGGAAAACCTCGTTATTCCTTAGTGATCGTGGACTACAACAAATGCACCGGCTGTCGCACCTGTGAGGCGGTCTGCTCCCAGGCAAACGAGCGGGTAATAATAGACGGCGAGGAGCTATTGGGTTTAGGAAACCCGGCAGAAGCAAGGGTAAAGGTGGTAAGCTATAACTTCCCTCCGGTGGATGTCCCCAATCGCTGTCTCGAATGTCCCGATGCCCCCTGTATCGAAGCCTGCCCGGTCTCGCCAGACCCAAATACAGGAAGAAAGGCGCTCTACCGCGACGAAAAGACGCTCGCTATAAAGAACGACCCTGAGCGTTGCATTGGCTGTGGAAACTGCGCCCGAGCCTGCGAGGAAAAACGAGTAGGGATAATTAAGCAGGATAAAAAAACAGGAAGACCGACCACCCTTTGCACCCTCTGTGAGGGCGATCCCCAATGCGTAAGATACTGCCCTTATGATGCTCTTACCCACTTCACCGGAGACGGTCGTCATTTCGCTCTTTCCCCAGATAAGATAGCAAAGAGACTTGCTGAACTCTGGTACTACTCTGGAAATAGGGAGATGGGGAGATGA